A stretch of the Acyrthosiphon pisum isolate AL4f chromosome A2, pea_aphid_22Mar2018_4r6ur, whole genome shotgun sequence genome encodes the following:
- the LOC100573493 gene encoding uncharacterized protein LOC100573493, which produces MNIDCTMTKSGDMNIDGEKTEIMSPSKLNESEPYDIFKQLPLEIINKIVLQLDFNDILNLKLVNKNWRCVYLNQNEIWARICKNLNIRAIDYNRCLNDRARHNSECIVYAEIISEKLFGPLCDDWLTFNHYITIVENMKNNHFPFIIIPRRRFNQSYYTDDYIVNINYYYRKPIEILILNGAGKPIERRILPIFNLLREFIKKCFLKKYPLKIIGNKRFLVLEICSIIFVYSIKNTEFNKKFFKVIQKSVDYGLNKDDFNEKFLIDHCDTKFDLYDNKLALVHPATSTLFVTDLSTEETYKELQFSSRGCIVDSMKCSDYRLMIGITKPKKNNFEAAKHLAILHQFNRCTENNRLKIPLLGPVTQFKAIGDCIGVENKGSTTPFITLKNNSVLNVFWLKCNTFSFDCTRNYIYYNVNKSIFQYDRLKSTLFESEVVKKIPVNAISNLFPLTSLNDRYLLVRSTHPNSYEIIDVKEHVSIRTIHLTPGYSLVHVGKLSMIFSNSLKTMVVAFN; this is translated from the exons atgaatattgattGTACAATGACTAAATCAGGCGATATGAATATTGATGGTGAAAAAACTGAAATCATGTCACCCAGTAAATTAAATGA atctgaaccgtatgatatttttaaacaacttcCACttgaaatcataaataaaattgtgctaCAATTAGACTTCAATGATATTTTGAACTTGAAATTAGTTAATAAGAACTGGCGATGTGTATATTTAAACCAAAATGAGATATGGGCGAGGATttgtaagaatttaaatatacgAGCCATTGATTACAACCGGTGTCTAAATGATAGGGCAAGACATAATTCAGAATGCATAGTATATGCTGaaataatttcagaaaaattatttggGCCTTTATGTGATGATTGGCTAACTTTTAACCATTATATAACGATTGTcgagaatatgaaaaataaccATTTTCCGTTCATTATAATACCTCGTCGACGTTttaatcaatcatattatactgatgattatatagtaaatataaattactactatAGAAAACCAattgaaatacttattttaaatggtGCAGGTAAACCTATAGAAAGACGAATTTtgccaatatttaatttacttagagaatttattaaaaaatgttttttaaaaaaatatccactcaaaataattggtaataaaaGATTCTTGGTACTTGAAATTTGTtccattatatttgtatattcaatTAAGAATACcgaatttaacaaaaaattttttaaagtgaTACAGAAATCTGTTGATTATGGCTTGAATAAAGATGATTTCAACGAAAAGTTCTTAATTGATCATTGTGatacaaaatttgatttatatgataataaactagCATTAGTGCATCCAGCTACTAGTACATTATTTGTAACTGATTTGAGTACAGAAGAAACATATAAAGAACTGCAATTTAGCTCAAGAGGATGCATTGTTGATAGCATGAAATGCTCAGACTATAGACTCATGATTGGAATTACAAAACcg aaaaaaaataattttgaagctGCTAAACATTTGGCAATTCTTCATCAATTCAACAGATGTACAGAAAACAATAGATTAAAGATACCCTTGTTAGGGCCCGTTACTCAGTTTAAGGCGATCGGCGATTGTATTGGAGTAGAAAACAAAGGATCTACAACTCCATTTAtcacattgaaaaataattcagtCTTAAACGTGTTTTGGCTTAAAtgcaatacattttcatttgacTGTACTagaaactatatttattataatgttaataaaagtatatttcagTATGATCGCTTAAAGTCCACGTTGTTCGAATCTgaagtggtaaaaaaaatacctgtTAATGCAATATCAAATCTCTTTCCTCTAACATCTTTAAATGATAGATATTTGTTAGTACGATCCACTCATCCAAATTCATATGAAATAATTGACGTCAAAGAACATGTTTCTATTAGGACTATACATTTAACTCCAGGGTATTCATTAGTTCATGTGGGTAAATTATCTATGATATTCTCTAATTCCCTTAAAACTATGGTGGTTGCATTTAATTAA